In Alligator mississippiensis isolate rAllMis1 chromosome 9, rAllMis1, whole genome shotgun sequence, the genomic stretch AATGAACGCAGCGACTTTAGGCAGGCACCTGGCAATGTCCGTCCCTTCGGTTTTTCCCCCATCCCGGCCGGGGGAAAGAAACCCTGTCTGTCCAGCAGAGGCGAGGTCCTGCCTGCCTCCGCCACGAGAAGCAGGAGCCAGGCGCCTCCGCCGAGTTCATGCCCGCGCTCACGTCCAGGCGCCCGCCGCGGGTTTGCAAGCTCAAGTCCATTCCCCCCGGGGCTGCCGAGCGCGGGGACAGCGGCGATCTCTCTCGCTCAGCTCGTGCTGCCTCCGGGGAGCCCCTGGTCCGAGTCCATCCCCGGCAGGTCCAGGACTGCAGCGGCGGAGGGGCGCGCTCCAGCCCCGCTCGTCTTCCCGGTCCCGTCTTGCGGCAGCCGACTAGGAGCGGGCGGCAGGGACCCCCCCGGGCCGGGAGCAGGGGGCATTCCCGTCGCGGGAGCCGGCCGGGCCCCGCTCGTGGGCTCGAGTTCatgcagggagaagtgggggcGGCTCTGCGCGTCCCGCCGCCCCCACGAGGTCCTTACACTAAGGAGGTGACGGGCGGGATCTTGGCGCTGTCctcttcccagggctgcaggttCTGGAGTGCAAAGAGCGAGGAGTTGTGCAGGCAGAGCGGGTCGGGCTGGATGGACTCGTTCAGGGACTTCTGGAAGGCGtcgtgctggagctgcagcatgaGCCGGCTCGCCTGCTGCCGCTCCGCTTCCCGCTCCTCCGCCGTCTGCCTCCTAAACACACACGGCAGGGTCAGCCCGGCTCCCGCCGCGGGCCCagcgccccggcccggcccgacccggcccctcctgccccgcgccccgcgctGGGGACACGCCGCTACGGGCCGGGgcctgccccgctctgccccaCGGCCCCGGCCCGAGCCCCGCGGGGTGCGGCGGAGAAGGCGGCGGCGCGTCCGCATCCCCGCCGCCCCGAGGCCTGCCGCATGGTCCCggccttgcccagcccagcccgcagcGCCGTCGGGGCAGACCCGCCGCCTCCTGCCCGAGGCTCGGTGCGCCGGGCCCCGCACGGCCGGGCAGCGGCGCCGACGCCGGGGACAGCGCGGCGCCGGGCCCGGGGTACGGCCAGGCCTCCTCCCGCCCGGGGTGCTCCCGACCCCGGCCGCCGCCCGCGCGGGGCCGAGACGCGGCCGAGCCCGGACGCAGGCCTGGCCCCGCTCCGAGGCCGGCACGTGGCGCTGGGCGGGCGGCGGAGGGGAGCCCGGCCCGCACTCACCGCCACTTGGTCCGGCGGTTCTGGAACCAGGTCTTGACCTGCGCGTCCGTCATCTTGAGGGACTTGGCGAGCGCCGCCCGCTCGGCCGAGGCCAGGTACTTCTGCCGGTGGAAGCGCTTCTCCAGCTCGCAGATCTGCACGCGGGAGAAGGACGTGCGCGGCTTCTTGCGCTTGGGCGGCGTGCGGTTCTGGTAGGGGTGCCCGATCCGCCGCGTCACCGTGAAGGGCGTTAGTGCGGCCGCCGCTGCGGGACACAGAGCAGGGGTGAGAGCCcgcgccccgcccggcccggcccggcccggcccgctccCCGCGCGGCCTGCTCCGGCCGCGGCTGCCGCAGCGGGGCCCGGGAGCggcgccgccccccgcccggcccggcgcgCTCTCGGAGCGGGGCATCGCCCTCGCCTCTCCCCGCCTGGAAGCCCAGGCAGAGCCGCCCACCGACCCGACCCAGTGGCTCCTGCCCCCCGCGCGGGGGTggctccagtgctgctgcctcGTGTGCTGCAGGCCGAGCGGCCCGAGGCGGCGGCGGCTCGCCGCGGGACAACCCCGTTCCCCCCCCCGGGCCCGATGCTTCCCCGGCGGCTCCCACGGGAGCGTGAGCCCGGCCCGGGGCCTGCCCGGCCTCCCCGccctcggcccggcccggcgcggacAAGGCTGAGTGCCGCGGTTCCCGCCCCGTCCCCGGGCACCAAGGCTGCAACGGCGGCGTCCGCGCCGGGCCGAGGGCTGCAGCACCCCCGCTGGGGCACCCGCGTCCGTGCCAGGCCCCGGGACCTTTCCGCGCTGCCTCGGCGCAGCGGGACACTTCccggggaaggagcaggggacgCCGGGGCCGCGCGCGACCCAGTCCTTACCTGTGAATCTGTCCTTTACGAAcctcctgctgctctccatccagGGGAAGTTGAGGCTGCCAAGGCTGGGTACAGCTGGCATAGCTGGTATGGCACTAGAAATTGGAGGTGGCACAGCCCCAGGGATGGGTCTGTGAGCTGGCACTCGGATCACTCCAGCTGGAGCCAAGCTCAGATTCACACTGTAAGATCCAGAGTCTTCAAAAGGCGCCCCGATGCCAGGGAAGGAGGCTGGTAGGGAAGGATAAGGGGCACTTGTTCTGCTCACGGGGCTTCCCAGGTAATTGGTGCTGTCTGATCCTCTGGGGGCCGGCTGGGAAGAGTTTTCCTGATCAGAACTGTTCAAAATCTGATCAATTCCAAAGCTGATGGGTTCGTGTTGATGCTGGGTCTGTGTATTCGCTGGCTGATCCATCCTTGGTGAATAGAAATATTGGCTCAAAAGTGTATGAATTCCCCTATAAAAACGCTCGCCTTCCTTTACAGTAGATCCATGTAGGTCCTGGTGTATGTCAGACTGAAACTTTGCCAAGA encodes the following:
- the TLX3 gene encoding T-cell leukemia homeobox protein 3 → MDQPANTQTQHQHEPISFGIDQILNSSDQENSSQPAPRGSDSTNYLGSPVSRTSAPYPSLPASFPGIGAPFEDSGSYSVNLSLAPAGVIRVPAHRPIPGAVPPPISSAIPAMPAVPSLGSLNFPWMESSRRFVKDRFTAAAALTPFTVTRRIGHPYQNRTPPKRKKPRTSFSRVQICELEKRFHRQKYLASAERAALAKSLKMTDAQVKTWFQNRRTKWRRQTAEEREAERQQASRLMLQLQHDAFQKSLNESIQPDPLCLHNSSLFALQNLQPWEEDSAKIPPVTSLV